One Gordonia zhaorongruii DNA segment encodes these proteins:
- a CDS encoding organic hydroperoxide resistance protein — protein sequence MTVTPVYRVSSTSRGGGRDGEVVSETGRIDLTLAPPTEMGGKGDGSNPEELFSAGWAACFMGALRNVAKKQGATVPEGSEVKVTVGIGKDDTDDGFGLTADIDVYLPGLETSQANELALAGHGFCPYSKATRGNVVSTVTSRV from the coding sequence ATGACTGTGACACCCGTGTACCGAGTTTCGTCGACCTCGCGCGGCGGCGGCCGTGACGGTGAGGTGGTGTCGGAGACCGGACGCATCGATCTGACCCTGGCGCCGCCGACCGAGATGGGCGGCAAGGGTGATGGCAGCAACCCCGAGGAGCTCTTCTCGGCAGGCTGGGCCGCCTGCTTCATGGGCGCTCTGCGCAACGTCGCGAAGAAGCAGGGTGCCACTGTGCCCGAGGGGTCCGAGGTCAAGGTGACCGTCGGGATCGGCAAGGATGACACCGACGACGGGTTCGGTCTCACCGCCGACATCGACGTCTACCTGCCGGGTCTGGAGACCTCGCAGGCCAACGAGCTGGCCCTTGCCGGCCACGGCTTCTGCCCGTACTCGAAGGCCACCCGCGGCAACGTTGTGAGCACCGTCACGTCCCGCGTCTGA
- a CDS encoding PucR family transcriptional regulator has translation MSGPRHESVLAGEQAKALTTSLQANASDLADAMLDYIVVRLPEVVIDDEIRGLTLGSCSSNIEAALSMVRHGIDVSAARAPVTALEHARAMAARGYSVDVILRFYRLGHEFFVEQLSEGLDTAGYSAAEALTVFFELERFLLRYIDRISSQIASEYVATLSRRQNEVRIERADVVRELLADEPVDPARAERVLSHRLTGRHLALICWSDEPGRDLERVVQKTAAALGAGRALTISEGPTTVWGWMNVTGQVLPTAMNTSRLNDLDSYVHIAFGSVHVGAAGFRTSHLEATRARRVAEIADRPAPAAVHFRDVSLADALSYDLDAAQRFVKAELGDLTADGAAERDERATLSAVLNARGSLVKAAQALDIHRNTVLQRLRRAEKKVGRSSADRVAETHAALVLVDVLGRRALQNDR, from the coding sequence GTGAGCGGCCCACGACACGAATCGGTCCTGGCGGGCGAGCAGGCGAAGGCTTTGACGACGTCGCTTCAGGCGAACGCCTCCGACCTGGCAGACGCGATGCTGGACTACATAGTCGTCCGACTTCCGGAGGTCGTCATCGACGACGAGATCCGCGGTCTCACTCTCGGCTCGTGCTCGTCGAACATCGAAGCGGCGCTGTCGATGGTGCGACACGGCATCGATGTGTCGGCCGCGCGGGCACCGGTGACCGCCCTGGAGCATGCACGAGCCATGGCTGCACGGGGCTACAGCGTCGATGTCATATTGCGGTTCTACCGGCTCGGTCACGAGTTCTTCGTCGAGCAACTCAGCGAGGGACTCGACACTGCCGGTTACAGCGCCGCCGAAGCGCTCACCGTATTCTTCGAGCTCGAACGGTTCTTGCTGAGGTACATCGACCGCATCTCGAGTCAGATCGCCAGTGAATACGTTGCCACCCTGAGTCGGCGACAGAACGAGGTGCGGATCGAACGCGCAGACGTTGTGCGGGAACTCCTCGCGGACGAGCCCGTCGACCCGGCCCGCGCCGAGCGTGTCCTGTCGCACCGCCTGACGGGTCGGCACCTCGCTCTGATCTGTTGGTCCGACGAACCCGGACGCGACCTCGAAAGGGTCGTTCAGAAGACAGCGGCAGCGCTCGGTGCCGGTCGGGCCCTCACCATCTCCGAAGGTCCCACGACGGTCTGGGGGTGGATGAATGTCACGGGTCAGGTGCTGCCGACTGCGATGAACACGAGCCGGCTGAACGATCTGGATTCGTACGTTCACATCGCATTCGGGTCCGTGCATGTCGGCGCGGCGGGGTTCAGAACTTCCCATCTCGAAGCCACGCGGGCCCGGCGAGTCGCCGAGATCGCGGATCGACCGGCGCCGGCAGCGGTCCACTTTCGAGACGTGTCTCTGGCGGACGCGTTGTCTTATGACCTCGACGCCGCACAGAGATTCGTCAAGGCGGAGCTGGGTGATCTCACTGCGGACGGGGCGGCGGAGCGAGACGAGCGGGCGACGCTGTCGGCGGTGCTCAATGCACGCGGAAGTCTGGTGAAGGCCGCCCAGGCTCTCGACATCCATCGCAACACTGTGCTGCAGCGATTACGGCGAGCCGAGAAGAAGGTCGGTAGATCCAGCGCGGACCGGGTCGCGGAGACTCACGCAGCTCTGGTGCTCGTCGACGTGCTCGGGCGGCGCGCCCTGCAGAACGACCGATGA
- a CDS encoding MFS transporter: MNRYAAAHGVFTERTKAKAIGIWGATTGLGVACGPILGGWLLESFWWGSVFLALAIAAAVSIVAAASVVTTSSDPATPPIDYGGLVLSVLAVGTLVFTVTEAPDRGWADTMTVTGFVLAIALFALLMFWECARDEPMIDVKLFTNMRFTAASASVTFAYFALFGFIFLITQYFQLVRGYPPLETGLKLIPVAASIAAGSILGTGLAVRLGNKAVVTAGLSLFTVAFLWIATVSQSTSYLEIALQMIPLGLGLGLTSAPATEAIMGAVPATRPASDPR; the protein is encoded by the coding sequence ATGAATCGGTATGCGGCCGCACACGGCGTATTCACCGAGCGAACCAAGGCGAAAGCCATCGGAATCTGGGGCGCGACAACAGGACTCGGGGTGGCCTGCGGCCCGATCCTCGGCGGTTGGCTGCTCGAGTCGTTCTGGTGGGGCAGCGTGTTCCTCGCTCTGGCCATCGCCGCGGCAGTCTCCATCGTCGCGGCCGCGTCCGTCGTCACCACCTCGAGTGACCCGGCGACACCGCCTATCGACTACGGCGGCCTGGTGCTCTCGGTCCTCGCGGTCGGAACGCTCGTCTTCACCGTGACCGAAGCTCCGGATCGCGGCTGGGCAGACACCATGACCGTGACCGGGTTCGTCCTCGCGATCGCGCTGTTCGCGCTCCTAATGTTCTGGGAATGTGCTCGCGACGAGCCGATGATCGACGTGAAGCTGTTCACCAACATGCGATTCACCGCCGCCAGCGCGTCGGTCACGTTCGCCTACTTCGCACTGTTCGGATTCATCTTCCTCATCACGCAGTACTTCCAACTCGTCCGGGGATACCCACCTCTCGAAACGGGGTTGAAGCTCATCCCGGTCGCCGCGTCGATTGCCGCGGGATCGATACTCGGAACAGGTCTCGCCGTCCGCCTCGGCAACAAAGCCGTGGTGACTGCAGGGCTGTCGCTCTTCACGGTCGCGTTCCTGTGGATCGCGACCGTGAGTCAATCGACCAGCTACCTGGAGATCGCCTTGCAGATGATCCCGCTCGGACTTGGGCTGGGGCTCACCTCCGCGCCCGCGACCGAGGCGATCATGGGCGCGGTCCCCGCGACAAGGCCGGCATCGGATCCGCGATGA
- a CDS encoding DUF2252 domain-containing protein, with product MTVQAEDLADVVDRSASRDPLGILTDQDASRIPELVPVRHDRMSANPFTFYRGAAAVMASDLAATPHSGVITQLCGDAHLSNFGMFNSPERRMVFDLNDFDETHPGPFEWDVKRLAASMVVAAQENGFDERTARSCAKAAAKTYRRTMQASADKTGLASWYDNVAATDISADIGDRFDTAGASSTQRMLKKAKHRDSAQALSKLCYFDLAGAHIKSDPPLLVPAEEAIPSMSRNDLHERFTDGFERYAQTLPDHVATLFGRYSLIEAARKVVGVGSVGTRCWIALFSGPGTADPLFLQFNEAKQSVLAEYVPGYAYDQEGRRVVFGQQLLQASSDIFLGWVSTRSFAGVSADFYVRQLRDGKGSVVTEALSPKGMKYYGRLCGEVLAQAHARTAARNEIAGYLAEAGKAFDQAIADFSLEYSRLNAADHVEMVEAIERGAMSAASL from the coding sequence GTGACCGTTCAAGCCGAAGATCTCGCGGACGTGGTGGATCGGTCCGCGAGCCGCGATCCGTTGGGGATCCTCACCGACCAGGACGCGTCGAGGATCCCCGAACTGGTGCCGGTCCGGCACGATCGGATGAGTGCGAATCCGTTCACGTTCTACCGGGGTGCGGCTGCAGTGATGGCATCCGATCTGGCGGCGACCCCGCACAGCGGTGTCATCACGCAGTTGTGCGGCGACGCGCACCTCAGCAATTTCGGGATGTTCAACTCCCCGGAGAGACGGATGGTGTTCGATCTCAACGACTTCGACGAAACCCATCCCGGTCCGTTCGAATGGGACGTCAAGCGGCTCGCCGCCAGCATGGTCGTCGCTGCACAGGAGAACGGGTTCGATGAGCGCACTGCCCGCTCGTGCGCGAAGGCAGCCGCGAAGACGTATCGCAGGACGATGCAGGCGAGTGCGGACAAGACAGGGCTGGCGTCGTGGTACGACAACGTGGCCGCGACCGACATCAGCGCCGACATCGGGGATCGCTTCGACACGGCGGGCGCGTCGAGCACACAGAGGATGCTGAAGAAGGCGAAGCACCGGGACAGCGCGCAAGCCCTCTCGAAACTCTGCTACTTCGATCTCGCGGGAGCGCACATCAAGAGCGACCCGCCGCTGCTGGTGCCCGCCGAGGAGGCGATTCCCTCGATGTCACGGAACGACCTGCACGAGAGGTTCACCGACGGTTTCGAGCGCTACGCGCAGACCCTGCCCGATCATGTCGCGACGTTGTTCGGCCGATACTCGCTCATCGAAGCGGCTCGCAAGGTGGTCGGCGTCGGCAGTGTCGGAACCCGTTGCTGGATAGCGTTGTTCAGCGGACCGGGGACTGCCGACCCGCTGTTCCTTCAGTTCAACGAAGCGAAGCAGTCGGTTCTGGCCGAGTACGTGCCGGGTTACGCGTACGACCAGGAAGGTCGGCGGGTGGTGTTCGGTCAGCAGCTTCTGCAGGCGTCGAGCGACATCTTCCTCGGCTGGGTGTCTACGAGGTCGTTCGCCGGCGTCTCCGCGGACTTCTACGTGCGGCAGCTTCGTGACGGAAAGGGCTCGGTCGTGACCGAGGCGCTGTCCCCGAAGGGGATGAAGTACTACGGTCGCCTGTGCGGCGAGGTCCTCGCGCAGGCACACGCTCGCACCGCCGCGCGCAACGAGATCGCCGGGTATCTGGCGGAGGCGGGTAAGGCGTTCGACCAGGCGATCGCCGACTTCTCCCTCGAGTACAGCCGGCTGAACGCCGCTGATCACGTCGAGATGGTCGAAGCGATCGAGCGGGGCGCGATGAGTGCGGCGTCACTGTGA
- a CDS encoding lipase family protein: MRSSATHSRTSRIRPGMAVLVAAVTAVGLLSGPGGDAGAAGDFYTPPSKFDDDPGSVIRTQAQSLLLQIPGIGNQWPGDAKRIMYTSTRQNGDPVAVTGTVVEPTAKWRGEGERPTVVIGSGTVGQGDQCASSRMLSFPLSIDPHKLSLGVNYTGLEMYPLLLNGVRVVTTDYIGMGTPGVHTYLNRLESGRAMLDAARAGLSVADAPPDAPVGFSGYSQGGGAAASAAELASAYAPGLNIKGTYAGAPPADLSKLISKIDGTLIAGANAYVINGIAAGYPSAASVLKRQFNRRGRQASKDASTQCIPDTLAAFGFQNTREWTRSGTSLAAVVRDTPVLEKIVDDQRIGRMKPNAPVLISIANNDDVVPAGQVVQLYRDWRAKGADVTLTRDYAPPILPGMVINHGWPMLGKLPSAISFMLGQFNR, encoded by the coding sequence ATGCGATCGTCGGCGACGCATTCGCGTACGAGTCGGATCCGGCCGGGAATGGCGGTGCTCGTCGCCGCGGTCACTGCAGTCGGGCTGCTCTCCGGACCGGGCGGTGATGCGGGCGCCGCCGGCGATTTCTACACGCCGCCCTCGAAGTTCGACGACGATCCCGGGTCGGTCATCCGCACCCAGGCGCAGTCGCTCCTGCTGCAGATCCCGGGGATCGGCAATCAATGGCCGGGTGACGCCAAGCGCATCATGTACACATCGACGCGGCAGAACGGTGATCCGGTGGCGGTGACCGGCACCGTCGTGGAGCCGACCGCGAAGTGGAGAGGCGAAGGCGAACGTCCCACGGTGGTGATCGGTTCGGGCACCGTGGGGCAGGGCGATCAGTGCGCGAGCTCCAGGATGCTGAGCTTCCCGCTGAGCATCGATCCGCACAAGCTGAGTCTCGGCGTCAACTACACGGGGCTGGAGATGTACCCGCTGCTCCTCAACGGGGTGCGGGTGGTCACCACCGACTACATCGGAATGGGGACCCCGGGGGTCCACACGTACTTGAACCGCCTCGAGTCCGGTCGCGCGATGCTCGACGCCGCACGCGCGGGTCTCTCGGTGGCGGATGCGCCGCCGGATGCGCCCGTCGGCTTCTCCGGTTACTCGCAGGGCGGCGGTGCCGCAGCCTCGGCCGCCGAACTCGCCTCGGCGTACGCGCCGGGACTGAATATCAAGGGCACCTACGCAGGTGCGCCGCCCGCCGACCTGAGCAAGCTGATCAGCAAGATCGACGGAACGCTCATCGCGGGAGCTAACGCATACGTGATCAACGGGATCGCCGCGGGGTACCCGAGTGCGGCCTCGGTCCTGAAGCGACAGTTCAATCGGCGCGGCCGCCAGGCGTCCAAGGACGCTTCCACACAGTGCATACCGGACACGCTGGCGGCTTTCGGGTTCCAGAACACACGTGAGTGGACGCGCAGCGGAACGTCGCTCGCCGCCGTGGTGCGTGACACCCCGGTGCTCGAGAAGATCGTCGATGACCAGCGAATCGGCCGCATGAAACCGAACGCCCCGGTCCTGATCTCGATAGCGAACAACGACGATGTGGTCCCGGCGGGACAGGTTGTGCAGCTCTATCGTGACTGGCGCGCGAAGGGCGCCGATGTGACGCTGACGCGTGACTACGCGCCGCCGATCCTCCCCGGCATGGTCATCAACCACGGGTGGCCGATGCTCGGCAAGCTGCCCTCGGCGATCAGCTTCATGCTCGGGCAGTTCAACAGGTGA
- a CDS encoding lipase family protein has translation MRKTRGTVSGSAAYSPRRRRIRSAVAVLAASVTAAGLVTVGATSTADAAGNFYNPPSTFDSDPGSIIRSQSSPLLLQIPGVKNQWPGTATRIMYTSTRQDDKPVAVTGTVVEPTAKWNGKGERPTVVLGPGTIGQGDQCAGSKMMSFPLSIDPLKPSLGVNYSALEMNLLLINGVRVVMTDYIGMGTPGIHTYVNRLESGRAMLDAARAGLKFAKAPKDAPVGFSGYSQGGGAAASAAELASDYASDLNVKGTYAGAPPADLSKVINRIDGTFIAGAIGYAINGLDARYPELAPILKRETNAHGRQALKQVATQCIADTGLAFGFQRTKDWTRSGKSLGEVVKGIPKAQKMIDDQRIGKLKPNAPVLLSSGFNDDVIPHGQVAQLYRDWNKQGADVKLTNNYTPPIFPGLTLNHVLPMLDKLVPSTNFLLTQFDS, from the coding sequence ATGAGAAAAACTCGGGGAACTGTCTCAGGTTCAGCTGCTTATAGTCCACGCCGGCGTCGGATCCGATCTGCGGTAGCCGTTCTCGCCGCGTCGGTTACCGCCGCGGGGCTCGTCACGGTAGGTGCGACCAGCACTGCGGACGCTGCGGGCAACTTCTACAACCCGCCGTCGACGTTCGACTCGGACCCGGGCTCGATCATCCGGAGTCAGTCATCGCCGCTGCTCCTGCAGATCCCGGGAGTCAAGAACCAGTGGCCCGGTACGGCGACCCGGATCATGTACACCTCCACTCGGCAGGATGACAAGCCGGTCGCCGTGACCGGCACCGTGGTCGAGCCCACCGCGAAATGGAACGGCAAGGGCGAACGTCCGACGGTCGTGCTCGGCCCGGGCACCATCGGGCAGGGCGACCAGTGCGCAGGCTCCAAGATGATGAGCTTCCCGCTGAGCATCGACCCGTTGAAGCCGAGTCTCGGCGTCAACTACTCGGCGCTGGAGATGAACCTGCTGCTGATCAACGGCGTCCGCGTCGTGATGACCGACTACATCGGCATGGGGACGCCCGGCATCCACACATATGTGAACCGCCTGGAATCAGGTCGCGCGATGCTCGATGCAGCGCGGGCCGGTCTGAAGTTCGCGAAGGCGCCGAAGGATGCGCCAGTCGGATTCTCCGGTTACTCGCAGGGCGGCGGAGCAGCGGCATCGGCAGCCGAGCTGGCATCCGATTACGCATCGGACCTCAACGTCAAGGGGACGTACGCGGGCGCGCCGCCTGCCGACCTCAGCAAGGTGATCAACAGGATCGACGGCACGTTCATCGCCGGTGCGATCGGCTATGCGATCAACGGTCTCGATGCTCGATACCCCGAGCTGGCTCCGATTCTCAAGCGGGAGACCAACGCACACGGCCGTCAGGCACTGAAGCAGGTCGCGACGCAGTGCATCGCCGACACCGGACTGGCCTTCGGCTTCCAGCGCACCAAGGACTGGACGCGCAGTGGGAAGTCGCTGGGTGAGGTCGTCAAGGGGATTCCGAAGGCCCAGAAGATGATCGACGATCAGCGAATCGGGAAGCTCAAGCCGAACGCACCGGTGCTCCTCTCGAGTGGCTTCAACGACGACGTCATCCCGCACGGTCAGGTCGCGCAGTTGTACCGCGACTGGAACAAGCAGGGTGCGGACGTGAAGCTGACCAATAACTACACCCCGCCGATCTTCCCGGGGCTGACGCTCAATCATGTGCTGCCGATGCTCGACAAGCTCGTGCCGTCGACCAACTTCCTGTTGACGCAGTTCGATAGCTGA
- a CDS encoding fatty acid desaturase codes for MANMLEHRGGTDSAAVPLPDTGERVPAISWPIVGILALGIGTFGVSTWAALTGVLPGVATIALSSASIFVLFTVLHDASHYSISTRRWVNVAFGRVSMFFVSPLISFKSFSFIHISHHRNTNDGASDPDHFISGSPRWQLPFRFPAMDLPYVRFVLRNINRRPRGEVIETIGLAALAVACIVGATMTGHLWTLAVVYLIPERVAMFVLAWWFDWLPHHDLPDTQRENRYRATRNRVGGEWVLTPLMLSQNYHLVHHLHPSIPFYRYVAAWRKNEQAYLDRDAALITAFGKELDAGSYDEWKRLNGQLAPLLPVRVPAGSTATRATAHTIPVAEVRRLTADSVELTLDVPADLRDQFAFRPGQHITIRHTVGGAQIRRNYSLCTSSASGDVAIAVRRVPGGAFSNYAVESLSAGDSLEVMTPTGNFGPQLDALARDHIVAVAGGSGITPILSIVRTTLEIQTETRCTLFYGNRTVDTTMFVDELRALEHRYADRLRVFHIRSAEQKHPADLQGRIDIDLITRLLRDDLDSVDSWFLCGPAEMTTTLYSSLVKQGVPDDRVDIELFHGVQRSGKPDGGTAATATVTLSGVGHKVEVASGDSLLEASLRGGLDAPYACMGGACGTCIAKVVSGTAKMDQNFALDKGRVEAGYVLTCQAHPTSASLSVDYD; via the coding sequence ATGGCGAACATGCTCGAACATCGAGGTGGCACAGACAGTGCCGCGGTGCCCCTACCTGATACCGGTGAACGAGTACCTGCCATCTCCTGGCCGATCGTCGGGATACTCGCACTCGGTATCGGAACCTTTGGCGTTTCCACGTGGGCGGCGCTCACCGGCGTGTTACCCGGCGTCGCAACCATCGCCCTCAGCTCCGCATCGATCTTCGTGCTGTTCACCGTTCTTCATGACGCGTCGCACTATTCGATCAGCACTCGCCGCTGGGTCAACGTGGCCTTCGGCCGAGTCTCGATGTTCTTCGTCTCACCGCTGATCTCGTTCAAGTCGTTCTCGTTCATCCACATATCGCACCACCGAAACACGAACGACGGCGCCTCCGATCCCGATCACTTCATCAGCGGCAGTCCGCGGTGGCAGTTGCCCTTTCGGTTCCCAGCCATGGATCTCCCCTACGTCAGGTTCGTTCTCAGGAACATCAACCGGCGCCCACGAGGAGAGGTGATCGAGACGATCGGCCTCGCCGCACTGGCGGTCGCCTGCATAGTCGGCGCGACGATGACCGGGCACCTGTGGACGTTGGCTGTGGTCTATTTGATTCCCGAGCGAGTCGCGATGTTCGTACTGGCGTGGTGGTTCGATTGGCTGCCGCATCATGATCTACCTGACACACAGCGCGAGAACCGTTACCGCGCAACGCGAAACAGAGTCGGTGGCGAGTGGGTTCTCACGCCGTTGATGCTGTCGCAGAACTACCATCTCGTCCACCACCTCCACCCCTCCATCCCCTTCTATCGATACGTCGCGGCCTGGCGCAAGAACGAGCAGGCCTACCTCGATCGGGACGCGGCGCTCATCACCGCGTTCGGCAAGGAACTGGACGCCGGGAGCTACGACGAGTGGAAACGCCTCAACGGGCAACTAGCTCCGCTGCTACCGGTGAGGGTTCCGGCCGGCTCCACCGCTACCCGCGCGACCGCCCACACCATCCCAGTGGCAGAGGTGCGGCGCCTCACCGCAGACAGTGTCGAACTCACGCTCGACGTGCCCGCCGACCTCCGCGACCAATTCGCCTTCCGACCGGGACAGCACATCACCATCCGGCACACCGTCGGCGGTGCACAGATTCGCCGCAATTATTCGTTGTGCACGTCATCAGCGTCAGGCGACGTTGCCATCGCTGTTCGGCGGGTTCCCGGCGGGGCGTTCTCCAATTACGCAGTCGAATCACTCTCAGCAGGGGACTCGCTCGAGGTGATGACCCCGACCGGCAATTTCGGACCACAGCTCGATGCACTGGCGCGCGATCACATCGTTGCCGTCGCCGGCGGGAGCGGTATCACGCCGATCCTTTCGATCGTTCGCACCACATTGGAAATCCAGACCGAGACTCGCTGCACGCTCTTCTACGGGAACCGGACCGTCGACACCACAATGTTCGTCGACGAGCTACGAGCCCTCGAGCACCGCTATGCGGATCGGCTTCGCGTGTTCCACATCAGATCCGCTGAGCAGAAACACCCTGCAGACCTTCAGGGTCGAATCGATATCGACCTGATCACCAGGCTCCTGCGCGACGACCTGGATTCGGTCGACAGCTGGTTCCTGTGCGGACCAGCGGAGATGACCACCACCCTCTACAGCAGCCTGGTCAAGCAGGGCGTTCCGGACGACCGCGTGGACATCGAACTGTTCCACGGCGTCCAACGGAGCGGCAAGCCGGATGGCGGCACCGCCGCCACGGCGACCGTCACCTTGTCTGGAGTCGGCCACAAGGTCGAGGTGGCGTCCGGAGACTCCCTCCTGGAAGCCTCACTCCGGGGTGGCCTCGACGCCCCCTACGCCTGCATGGGCGGAGCATGCGGGACATGCATTGCCAAGGTAGTGTCCGGTACCGCGAAGATGGACCAGAACTTCGCACTCGACAAGGGACGGGTCGAGGCCGGCTACGTCCTCACGTGCCAGGCACATCCGACGTCTGCGTCGCTCTCTGTCGATTACGACTGA
- a CDS encoding aspartate-semialdehyde dehydrogenase, with protein MGVKLGVVGATGQVGGVMRQILADRNFPVDEIRFFASPRSAGKKLPWGDGEIEIEDATTADPTGLDIALFSAGGSMSKVHAPRFAEAGVTVIDNSSAWRKDPDVPLVVAEVNGELAKNPPKGIVANPNCTTMAAMPVLKALHDAKGLNRLIVSTYQAVSGSGLAGVAELAGQVRKGVDDVEKLVHDGSSVDFGEPEKYVAPIAFNVVALAGDIVDDGSEETDEDQKLRNESRKILDLPDLLVSGTCVRVPVFTGHSLSINAEFDQSVTPEEARKILGDAAGVKVVDVPTPLDAAGGDVSLVGRIRQDPGAPEGRGLALFVAGDNLRKGAALNTVQIAELLV; from the coding sequence ATGGGCGTGAAACTCGGAGTGGTGGGTGCGACCGGTCAGGTCGGCGGCGTCATGCGTCAGATTCTGGCCGACCGGAACTTCCCGGTCGACGAGATCCGGTTCTTCGCATCGCCGCGTTCGGCAGGCAAGAAGCTCCCATGGGGCGACGGCGAGATCGAGATCGAGGACGCGACGACCGCGGACCCGACCGGCCTCGACATCGCGCTGTTCTCGGCGGGCGGTTCCATGTCGAAGGTGCACGCCCCCCGCTTCGCGGAGGCAGGCGTCACCGTGATCGACAACTCGTCGGCGTGGCGCAAGGACCCCGATGTGCCGCTGGTGGTGGCCGAGGTGAACGGCGAACTCGCCAAGAACCCGCCGAAGGGCATCGTCGCGAACCCGAACTGCACCACCATGGCGGCGATGCCGGTACTGAAGGCGCTGCACGATGCGAAGGGCCTCAACCGCCTCATCGTCTCCACGTACCAGGCCGTCTCGGGTAGCGGACTCGCAGGTGTGGCCGAGCTCGCCGGTCAGGTTCGCAAGGGCGTCGACGACGTCGAGAAACTGGTCCACGATGGCAGCTCTGTCGACTTCGGTGAGCCGGAGAAGTATGTTGCTCCGATCGCGTTCAACGTGGTCGCGCTGGCCGGCGACATCGTCGATGACGGCTCGGAGGAGACCGACGAGGATCAGAAGCTGCGCAACGAGTCGCGCAAGATCCTCGACCTGCCCGATCTGCTCGTGAGCGGCACCTGCGTGCGCGTCCCGGTCTTCACCGGGCACTCGCTGTCGATCAATGCGGAGTTCGACCAGTCCGTCACGCCGGAGGAGGCTCGCAAGATCCTCGGTGATGCCGCGGGCGTCAAGGTCGTCGACGTACCGACTCCGCTCGACGCAGCCGGCGGCGACGTCTCGCTCGTCGGTCGCATCCGTCAGGATCCGGGCGCCCCGGAGGGGCGTGGTCTGGCGCTGTTCGTCGCGGGCGACAATCTGCGCAAGGGTGCAGCTCTGAACACGGTGCAGATCGCGGAACTGCTGGTCTGA
- a CDS encoding metallophosphoesterase gives MDSVSGTNLSASRIARLGAGAAGAAAAGLVYSTVIERNAFALRHVSAPLLEPGSSPLRILHISDIHMTPHQHLKQAWISELDSLEPDLVINTGDNLAHPSAVPAVIQSLGGLLARPGLFVFGSNDYFGPKPKNPLKYFKSDHTRTHGEPLPWQDLRAAFSERGWLDATHTVREIEAGGVRVAAAGVDDPHIERDRYETVAGRPNPLAQLRLGLTHSPEPRVLDAFADDGYDLVMAGHTHGGQLCVPGYGALVTNCSLDRTRVKGLSRWGAAMALHVSAGLGTSPYAPARFSCRPEATLLTLTPVSHGGSDADIDVTLPSLVGVQG, from the coding sequence ATGGACTCGGTTTCCGGAACGAATCTCTCAGCGTCACGTATCGCCCGGCTCGGCGCCGGCGCCGCGGGTGCCGCAGCGGCGGGGCTCGTCTACTCGACGGTGATCGAACGGAATGCGTTCGCGCTCCGTCATGTGAGCGCGCCGCTGCTTGAGCCGGGTTCGTCGCCGCTCCGGATCCTGCACATCAGCGATATTCACATGACGCCGCATCAGCATCTGAAGCAGGCGTGGATCTCCGAACTGGACTCGCTGGAACCGGATCTGGTGATCAACACCGGTGACAATCTCGCGCATCCGAGCGCCGTCCCCGCGGTCATCCAGTCGCTCGGCGGGCTGCTCGCCCGACCCGGCCTCTTCGTCTTCGGTTCCAACGACTACTTCGGCCCGAAGCCGAAAAACCCGCTCAAGTACTTCAAATCCGATCACACGCGCACGCACGGCGAACCGCTCCCCTGGCAGGACCTGCGCGCGGCGTTCAGCGAACGCGGCTGGCTCGACGCCACGCACACGGTTCGCGAGATCGAGGCGGGCGGGGTGCGCGTGGCAGCGGCGGGCGTCGACGACCCGCACATCGAGCGCGACCGTTACGAGACTGTCGCCGGACGACCCAATCCGCTCGCTCAACTGCGTCTCGGACTGACCCATTCGCCCGAACCACGGGTCCTCGATGCCTTCGCCGACGACGGCTACGATCTCGTCATGGCCGGCCACACGCACGGCGGGCAGCTGTGCGTGCCGGGCTACGGCGCGCTCGTGACCAACTGCAGCCTCGATCGCACCCGGGTGAAGGGGTTGTCGCGCTGGGGCGCCGCGATGGCTCTGCATGTCAGCGCGGGCCTGGGCACGTCGCCGTATGCTCCCGCACGCTTCAGCTGCCGGCCCGAAGCCACTCTCCTCACTCTGACGCCGGTCTCGCACGGCGGCTCGGACGCCGACATCGACGTGACTCTGCCCAGCCTCGTCGGCGTGCAGGGCTGA